From a region of the Erythrobacter neustonensis genome:
- a CDS encoding HlyD family secretion protein, whose amino-acid sequence MATLKEDMAHFKTLASIRTPRIMRAVFFIILTAVVVAIAFLVYVPWVQTTSGRGVVTTLSPNQRKQDINALVPGRIEEWYVRDGSSVKKGDPIVRIADIDPNLLDRLQAERGQMELQLAAAQSALATAQIDERRSRELFEAGLAARRDYELSQIKVAEMQGKVAAAQADLNRADVNIARQSEQIVRAPRDGFIQSLNAGDAATFIKAGDVLATFVPEGAVRVIEIFIDGRDVALVRPGDAARIQFEGWPAVQFSGWPSVAVGTFGGKVVSVDQSAQIDGRFRVLIAEDTLDGYGWPEERYVRFGAAVQAWVLLETVPVGYEIWRQLNNFPPQLPTAAATAPATAGAAK is encoded by the coding sequence ATGGCGACGCTCAAAGAAGACATGGCGCACTTCAAGACGCTCGCCAGCATCCGCACCCCGCGGATCATGCGCGCAGTGTTCTTCATCATCCTGACCGCGGTTGTCGTGGCGATCGCCTTCCTCGTCTATGTCCCGTGGGTGCAGACCACGTCGGGCCGCGGGGTGGTGACCACGCTCAGCCCCAACCAGCGCAAACAGGACATCAACGCGCTGGTGCCCGGCCGGATCGAGGAATGGTATGTGCGCGATGGTTCGTCGGTGAAGAAAGGCGATCCGATCGTCCGTATCGCCGATATCGACCCCAATCTGCTCGACCGCCTGCAGGCCGAACGCGGGCAGATGGAGCTGCAACTGGCCGCCGCGCAATCCGCGCTTGCCACCGCGCAGATCGACGAACGCCGGAGCCGCGAATTGTTCGAGGCGGGACTTGCCGCCCGGCGCGACTATGAATTGTCGCAGATCAAGGTCGCCGAAATGCAGGGCAAGGTTGCCGCCGCGCAGGCCGATCTCAACCGCGCAGATGTCAATATCGCGCGCCAGTCCGAACAGATCGTGCGCGCCCCGCGCGACGGTTTCATCCAGAGCCTCAACGCCGGCGATGCCGCGACCTTCATCAAGGCGGGCGATGTGCTGGCGACCTTCGTCCCCGAAGGCGCGGTGCGGGTGATCGAGATTTTCATCGACGGGCGCGATGTCGCGCTCGTCCGCCCCGGCGATGCGGCGCGCATCCAGTTCGAAGGCTGGCCCGCGGTGCAATTTTCGGGCTGGCCCTCGGTTGCGGTCGGCACCTTCGGGGGCAAGGTCGTCAGCGTCGACCAGTCGGCGCAGATCGACGGGCGCTTCCGCGTGCTGATCGCCGAAGACACGCTCGACGGCTATGGCTGGCCCGAGGAACGCTATGTCCGCTTCGGCGCGGCGGTGCAGGCCTGGGTGCTGCTCGAAACCGTGCCGGTGGGTTACGAGATCTGGCGCCAGCTCAACAATTTCCCGCCGCAGTTGCCCACCGCCGCGGCGACAGCCCCAGCCACCGCAGGGGCGGCGAAATAG
- a CDS encoding FAD-dependent oxidoreductase has product MTGQHGKACDRHDHADILLAGGGHAHVAVLADWIARGGPPGAARAVLLTPEPYLRYSGMVPGWIAGQHGKDDGLVDLAALAARAGAEWVADRCAALDPEARVVTCGDGRRIGFGIASFDTGGAPRGRALLGSDPRILDIRPIGAFTDRLAQVAASQPEMLARIVVAGGGAGGVELAFALRNIAGLAARPRVTLVAGERGVLPGFSQGVRRRVAAALARQGIAVIDAEARLEGGCLTAGGQSLAPFSCVIAALGSGAPRWVADSGIATDAAGFIAVDAHQRSISHGHILAAGDVAARSDRSLAHSGVHAVKAGPVLAANLRHLAAGQPPRARYRPRANSLYLLNTGDGHAIAAYGTFAAEGRWVLALKHAIDKAWIAQYARLARGD; this is encoded by the coding sequence ATGACGGGTCAACATGGCAAGGCTTGCGACCGGCACGATCATGCCGATATTCTGCTGGCGGGCGGGGGCCATGCGCATGTCGCGGTGCTGGCCGACTGGATCGCGCGGGGCGGCCCGCCCGGCGCGGCGCGTGCGGTGTTGCTGACGCCCGAGCCTTACTTGCGCTATTCTGGCATGGTGCCCGGCTGGATTGCGGGGCAGCATGGCAAGGACGACGGGCTGGTCGATCTTGCCGCACTTGCGGCGCGCGCGGGCGCGGAATGGGTCGCCGATCGCTGCGCCGCGCTCGATCCCGAAGCGCGGGTGGTCACCTGCGGGGACGGACGCAGGATCGGTTTCGGCATCGCCAGCTTCGACACCGGCGGCGCACCGCGAGGGCGGGCGCTGCTGGGGAGTGATCCGCGCATTCTCGATATCCGCCCGATCGGCGCTTTTACCGATCGTCTCGCTCAAGTTGCCGCGTCGCAGCCCGAAATGCTTGCGCGGATCGTGGTGGCGGGCGGCGGCGCGGGCGGGGTCGAGCTTGCCTTTGCCTTGCGCAACATCGCGGGTCTGGCCGCGCGTCCTCGCGTCACTCTCGTCGCGGGCGAGCGCGGGGTGCTCCCCGGCTTTTCGCAAGGCGTGCGTCGCCGTGTCGCTGCTGCGCTGGCACGGCAGGGGATCGCGGTGATCGACGCCGAAGCGCGGCTGGAGGGCGGATGCCTGACCGCTGGAGGGCAAAGCCTTGCGCCTTTCTCCTGCGTGATCGCCGCGCTTGGCAGCGGCGCGCCCCGATGGGTCGCAGACAGCGGGATCGCGACCGATGCGGCGGGCTTCATTGCGGTCGACGCGCACCAGCGGTCGATCTCGCATGGCCATATCCTTGCCGCAGGCGATGTCGCCGCGCGGAGCGACCGAAGCCTTGCGCACTCGGGCGTGCATGCAGTCAAGGCCGGGCCGGTGCTTGCCGCCAATCTGCGCCATCTGGCCGCAGGCCAGCCGCCGCGCGCACGATACCGCCCGCGCGCCAACAGCCTCTATCTGCTCAACACCGGCGATGGCCACGCGATCGCGGCTTACGGAACCTTTGCCGCCGAGGGACGCTGGGTGCTTGCGCTCAAGCATGCCATCGACAAAGCGTGGATCGCGCAATACGCCCGTCTCGCGCGCGGGGATTGA
- a CDS encoding ABC transporter transmembrane domain-containing protein, whose amino-acid sequence MAGEGQNYGSQISLAKFFRIFFDILKPEANFYWLAAVYGVGISLLSLATPISVQMLINTIANTALTAPLVMLSLTLFGLLLMSVLLYALRIHLMEIFARRFYARMVAEISLISVYAQDPFFGDVKKSSLFNRYFDVIYVQSLIPNLFIGGFTALLQIAVGFVLVSLYHPYFLGFTLVMIALIWAIWLIWGARALRTGIDVSHAKHTTAAWLETIGGSNGFFKSQRRIDYALDKTDDHTRVYVNQRKRHFRHLFSQTVSFLVLYAAASAALLGLGGWLVIQNELTLGQLVAAELVLSAAFVAVSQLGIYLGYFYDLFAAVEEISQFYDVEQEQPKDADPVVGPDHTITMQRVTGKARNEDVCFDLEIPSGAVVMAAASQHGVQRLFTNLLKLHDLPQGGIATLGEIDLKAIEPHYLRKNVHVLDRPSIVEMTIREYLALSCPETAPQRMLGALETVGLADTIATLEKGLDTPLATTGYPLSAVELQQLKLANALLERPRVLVLSRLFDLLDPEPIERAVAELRAQAYSTVIYFSNRRIDLGFDRFLYLEAQRQSWFDDFDEFSAAVAGKGA is encoded by the coding sequence ATGGCAGGTGAAGGCCAAAATTACGGCTCGCAGATATCCCTGGCCAAGTTCTTCAGGATTTTCTTCGACATCCTGAAGCCCGAAGCCAATTTCTACTGGCTCGCGGCGGTTTACGGTGTCGGGATCAGCCTGCTCAGCCTCGCCACCCCGATTTCGGTGCAGATGCTCATCAACACCATCGCCAACACCGCGCTTACCGCGCCGCTGGTGATGCTGTCGCTCACGCTGTTCGGCCTGCTGCTGATGTCGGTGCTGCTCTATGCCTTGCGGATCCACCTGATGGAGATCTTCGCGCGCCGGTTCTACGCGCGGATGGTGGCCGAAATCTCACTGATCTCGGTCTATGCGCAGGACCCCTTTTTCGGCGACGTGAAGAAAAGCTCGCTGTTCAACCGCTATTTCGACGTGATCTATGTTCAGTCGCTGATCCCCAACCTGTTCATCGGCGGATTTACCGCGCTGCTCCAGATTGCGGTCGGGTTCGTGCTGGTCAGCCTCTATCACCCCTATTTCCTCGGCTTCACGCTGGTGATGATCGCGCTGATCTGGGCGATCTGGCTGATATGGGGCGCGCGCGCGCTGCGCACCGGGATCGATGTCAGCCATGCCAAGCACACCACCGCTGCCTGGCTTGAGACGATCGGCGGGTCGAACGGCTTTTTCAAGTCGCAGCGCCGGATCGACTACGCGCTCGACAAGACCGATGACCACACGCGCGTTTATGTGAATCAGCGCAAACGCCACTTCCGCCACCTGTTTTCGCAGACGGTCAGCTTCCTCGTGCTCTATGCCGCCGCCAGCGCGGCCTTGCTGGGGCTTGGGGGTTGGCTGGTCATCCAGAACGAGCTGACGCTTGGGCAACTGGTCGCCGCCGAACTGGTGCTGTCGGCAGCCTTTGTCGCGGTGTCGCAGCTGGGCATCTACCTTGGCTATTTCTACGACCTGTTCGCCGCGGTCGAGGAAATCTCGCAGTTCTACGATGTCGAACAGGAACAGCCCAAGGACGCCGATCCTGTCGTCGGGCCGGATCACACGATCACGATGCAGCGCGTGACCGGCAAGGCCCGCAACGAAGACGTGTGCTTCGACCTTGAAATCCCGAGCGGGGCGGTGGTCATGGCGGCGGCCAGCCAGCACGGGGTGCAACGCCTGTTCACCAATCTGCTCAAGCTGCACGATCTGCCGCAGGGCGGGATCGCGACGCTGGGCGAAATCGATCTGAAAGCGATCGAGCCGCATTACCTGCGCAAGAACGTCCACGTGCTCGACCGGCCCAGCATCGTCGAAATGACGATCCGCGAATATCTGGCGCTGTCCTGCCCCGAAACCGCGCCGCAGCGGATGCTCGGCGCGCTCGAGACCGTGGGGCTGGCCGATACCATCGCCACGCTCGAAAAGGGGCTCGACACCCCGCTTGCGACTACGGGCTATCCGCTTTCGGCGGTCGAACTCCAGCAGTTGAAGCTTGCCAATGCGCTGCTCGAACGCCCGCGCGTGCTGGTGCTGAGCCGGTTGTTCGATTTGCTTGACCCTGAACCGATCGAACGCGCGGTCGCTGAATTGCGCGCGCAGGCCTATTCGACCGTGATCTATTTCTCCAACCGCCGCATCGATCTGGGCTTCGACCGGTTCCTCTATCTCGAAGCGCAACGGCAAAGCTGGTTCGACGATTTCGACGAATTCAGTGCCGCCGTTGCCGGAAAGGGGGCCTAA
- a CDS encoding TolC family protein, whose protein sequence is MPRRFVLSSSPARGVRCTLLACAAAAAFCAATTPAIAQTIAPVGDPIEAALTTGPLLPEEVLRSSALTFPQVLEAFEREAAARADQLGADGAFDLMLKGEYYDRLTGYYSGGFGKVEARQPLRPLGAEVFGSYRVSSGDFPTYENYNYTNALGEVKVGAMFSLLRNRDIDSRRFAIEDTRLAAAQAELDVMLVRLNVQHEALRAYWRWVGAGEEIRVFEELLEIAEARQIGLTREFNEGALARVALIENEQNLLRRRTLLEQARRDFETASNSLGFYLRGTDGRMIVPTREMLPDLARFGAIPAPEALAITPTSEVILARPELQTFRIALERANNRIALRENDLKPSLNATAELSRDFGQIGPGGPGFDSTDTVVGLTFSVPLQRRTARGALDRAEAERRETELRQRRIADQITTDVSNILTNLAAARKLADLANAEVRQANQMVQAERTRFRLGAGEFFLVNAREETAANAQIGAIRAGLAGRLAEASYNAATMNLRALGLE, encoded by the coding sequence ATGCCGCGACGGTTTGTCTTGTCGTCTTCGCCCGCGCGGGGTGTTCGCTGCACGCTGCTCGCCTGCGCGGCAGCGGCTGCGTTTTGCGCGGCAACCACGCCCGCCATCGCGCAAACCATCGCGCCCGTCGGCGACCCGATCGAAGCCGCGCTGACCACCGGGCCCCTGCTGCCCGAAGAGGTGCTGCGCTCCTCCGCGCTCACCTTCCCGCAGGTGCTCGAAGCCTTCGAGCGCGAGGCCGCCGCGCGCGCAGATCAACTGGGTGCCGACGGCGCGTTCGACCTGATGCTGAAGGGCGAATATTACGACCGGCTGACAGGCTATTATTCGGGCGGTTTCGGCAAGGTCGAAGCGCGCCAGCCGCTGCGGCCACTGGGCGCGGAAGTGTTCGGCTCCTACCGCGTGTCGAGCGGCGATTTTCCGACCTACGAGAATTACAATTACACCAACGCGCTGGGCGAAGTGAAGGTCGGCGCGATGTTCTCGCTGCTGCGCAACCGCGACATCGACAGCCGCCGTTTCGCGATCGAGGACACCCGCCTTGCCGCCGCGCAGGCCGAGCTTGACGTGATGCTGGTGCGCCTCAACGTCCAGCACGAGGCCTTGCGGGCCTATTGGCGCTGGGTCGGCGCAGGCGAGGAAATCCGCGTGTTCGAGGAATTGCTCGAAATTGCCGAAGCGCGCCAGATCGGCCTGACCCGCGAATTCAACGAAGGCGCGCTCGCGCGGGTCGCGCTGATTGAAAACGAACAGAACCTGCTGCGCCGCCGCACGCTGCTCGAACAGGCGCGGCGCGATTTCGAGACCGCCTCGAACTCGCTGGGGTTCTACCTGCGCGGCACCGATGGCCGGATGATCGTGCCCACGCGTGAGATGCTCCCCGATCTTGCCCGCTTCGGCGCGATCCCCGCGCCCGAGGCGTTGGCGATCACCCCGACCAGCGAGGTGATCCTTGCCCGGCCGGAGCTGCAGACCTTCCGCATCGCGCTCGAACGCGCGAACAACCGGATCGCACTGCGCGAAAACGATCTCAAGCCCTCGCTCAACGCGACCGCCGAGCTGTCGCGCGATTTCGGCCAGATCGGGCCGGGCGGGCCGGGCTTCGATTCGACCGACACCGTGGTGGGCCTCACCTTTTCGGTGCCGCTGCAACGCCGCACCGCGCGCGGGGCGCTGGACCGCGCAGAGGCCGAACGGCGCGAAACCGAGCTGCGCCAGCGCCGGATCGCCGACCAGATCACCACCGATGTCAGCAACATCCTCACCAATCTTGCCGCCGCACGCAAGCTGGCTGACCTTGCGAATGCCGAGGTGCGGCAGGCCAACCAGATGGTGCAGGCCGAACGCACGCGGTTCCGGCTTGGCGCAGGCGAGTTCTTCCTCGTCAACGCGCGCGAGGAAACCGCGGCGAACGCGCAGATCGGCGCGATCCGTGCGGGCCTTGCCGGAAGGCTCGCCGAGGCAAGCTACAACGCGGCAACGATGAACCTGCGCGCGCTGGGGCTGGAATAG
- a CDS encoding tRNA (cytidine(34)-2'-O)-methyltransferase, with amino-acid sequence MTAIVLVQPEIPGNTGAVGRTCVALDLELILIHPLGFDISDKRVKRSGLDYWPHVRLTEYASWDAFLAARAPRPDQLFLFEEFGARSFYEPKYPDDAFLVFGQETKGIPQAVIDRHADRLVKLPMRSDVIRSLNLANTVAAAAYQALRGKL; translated from the coding sequence TTGACCGCCATCGTCCTCGTCCAGCCCGAGATCCCCGGCAACACCGGCGCGGTGGGGCGTACCTGCGTGGCGCTCGATCTGGAGCTGATTCTGATCCATCCGCTCGGCTTCGATATCTCCGACAAGCGGGTGAAGCGCTCGGGCCTCGATTACTGGCCGCATGTCCGCCTCACCGAATATGCCAGCTGGGACGCGTTTCTCGCCGCGCGCGCGCCGCGGCCCGATCAGCTGTTCCTGTTCGAGGAATTCGGCGCGCGCTCTTTCTACGAGCCCAAATATCCTGACGATGCTTTCCTTGTCTTCGGGCAGGAGACCAAAGGCATTCCGCAGGCCGTGATCGACCGGCACGCCGACCGGCTGGTCAAGCTGCCGATGCGATCCGATGTGATCCGGTCGCTGAACCTCGCCAACACGGTAGCCGCTGCCGCCTACCAAGCATTGCGCGGAAAGCTCTAA
- a CDS encoding FAD-dependent oxidoreductase: protein MKKLAILAVLAAIIAAYFIFDLGQYLTLDGIKAGVAQWEAFYAANPAGVLAGFFAIYVAVTAASLPGAALLTLAAGALFGVVTGTVLVSFASTLGATLAFLSSRYVLRDAIEARFGQRLKAINEGVERDGAFYLFSLRMIPAFPFFVVNLVMGLTRIRLWTYVWVSQLGMLLGTAVYVNAGTQLARIDSLTGIASPAVLGSFVLLGIAPWLAKLVIAAVQRRKAYAGFTRPKRFDRNLVVIGAGSAGLVSALIGATVKAKVTLVEAHEMGGDCLNTGCVPSKALIKSAKVAATMRHADRYGLTPHEPEVPFKAVIARVMEAIAAIAPNDSVERYTGLGVDVVKGYATIVDPWTVEIALHGGGTQRLTTRSIIIASGAEPVVPPIPGIEASGYLTSETMWEAFAQMDAAPARVAVLGGGPIGCELSQALARLGSQVTQVEMADALLGREDADVSALARAVLDGDGVRVLTGHKAVRIEGDVLVAERGGQELRVPFDALIVAVGRKARLTGFGLEALGIDTDKTVVTDEFLATKYPNIFAAGDVAGPFQFTHTASHQAWYASVNALFGTFRKFKADYRVIPAVTFLDPEVARVGLNEREAEEQGIAVEVTRFELHELDRAIAESETKGFVKILTPAGGKDTVLGATIVGAHAGELIAEYVLAMKHGLGLNKILGTIHAYPTLVEANKFAAGNWKKAHKPEGVLRWVERYHTWRRG from the coding sequence GTGAAGAAGCTTGCCATCCTTGCCGTGTTGGCCGCGATCATCGCCGCCTATTTCATCTTCGACCTCGGCCAATATCTGACGCTTGACGGGATCAAGGCGGGGGTGGCGCAGTGGGAGGCATTCTATGCCGCCAATCCGGCAGGCGTGCTGGCAGGGTTCTTTGCGATCTATGTCGCGGTTACCGCGGCCTCGCTGCCGGGCGCGGCGCTGCTGACGCTGGCAGCAGGCGCCCTGTTCGGGGTGGTGACGGGGACGGTCCTCGTCTCCTTCGCCTCGACGCTGGGGGCGACGCTGGCGTTCCTGTCGTCGCGCTATGTGCTGCGCGACGCGATCGAGGCGCGGTTCGGGCAGCGGTTGAAGGCGATCAACGAGGGCGTCGAGCGCGACGGCGCGTTCTATCTGTTCAGCTTGCGGATGATCCCGGCCTTCCCGTTCTTCGTGGTCAATCTGGTGATGGGTCTGACCCGCATCCGCCTGTGGACCTATGTCTGGGTCAGCCAACTCGGGATGCTGCTGGGCACTGCGGTCTATGTGAATGCGGGAACGCAGCTTGCGCGGATCGACAGCCTTACGGGGATCGCCTCGCCCGCGGTGCTGGGGAGCTTCGTCCTTCTCGGCATCGCGCCGTGGCTCGCGAAGCTGGTGATTGCCGCGGTGCAGCGGCGCAAGGCCTATGCCGGCTTCACCCGTCCCAAGCGGTTCGACCGCAATCTGGTGGTGATCGGCGCAGGCTCGGCCGGGCTGGTATCGGCGCTGATCGGGGCGACGGTGAAGGCCAAGGTCACGCTGGTCGAAGCGCACGAGATGGGCGGCGATTGCCTCAACACCGGCTGCGTGCCGTCCAAGGCGCTGATCAAGAGCGCCAAGGTCGCCGCGACCATGCGCCACGCCGACCGTTACGGGCTGACCCCGCACGAGCCCGAGGTGCCGTTCAAGGCAGTGATCGCGCGGGTGATGGAGGCGATCGCGGCGATTGCGCCCAATGATTCTGTCGAACGTTACACCGGCCTCGGCGTCGATGTGGTCAAGGGATACGCGACGATCGTCGACCCCTGGACGGTCGAGATCGCATTGCATGGCGGCGGCACGCAGCGCCTCACCACCCGCAGCATCATCATCGCCAGCGGGGCCGAGCCGGTTGTCCCGCCGATACCGGGGATCGAGGCCAGCGGCTATCTCACCAGCGAAACGATGTGGGAGGCGTTCGCGCAGATGGACGCCGCGCCTGCGCGCGTCGCGGTGCTTGGCGGCGGGCCGATCGGGTGCGAATTGTCGCAGGCGCTCGCGCGGCTGGGATCGCAGGTCACGCAGGTCGAAATGGCGGACGCGCTGCTGGGCCGCGAGGATGCCGATGTCTCCGCGCTCGCCCGCGCGGTGCTGGACGGTGACGGGGTGCGCGTGCTGACCGGGCACAAGGCGGTGCGGATCGAAGGCGATGTGCTGGTCGCCGAACGGGGCGGGCAGGAACTGCGTGTGCCGTTCGATGCGCTGATCGTCGCGGTGGGCCGCAAGGCGCGACTCACCGGCTTCGGGCTGGAGGCGCTCGGCATCGACACCGACAAGACCGTGGTGACGGATGAATTCCTCGCCACCAAATACCCCAACATCTTTGCCGCAGGCGATGTCGCCGGGCCGTTCCAGTTCACCCACACCGCCAGCCATCAGGCGTGGTATGCGAGCGTCAACGCATTGTTCGGCACCTTCCGCAAATTCAAGGCCGATTACCGCGTGATCCCCGCGGTCACCTTCCTCGACCCCGAAGTCGCGCGCGTGGGATTGAACGAGCGCGAGGCGGAAGAGCAGGGCATCGCGGTCGAGGTGACGCGCTTCGAATTGCACGAACTCGACCGCGCGATCGCCGAGAGCGAGACCAAGGGTTTCGTCAAGATCCTTACCCCTGCGGGCGGGAAGGACACGGTGCTGGGCGCCACCATCGTCGGCGCACATGCGGGCGAGCTGATCGCGGAATATGTGCTGGCAATGAAGCACGGGCTGGGGCTCAACAAGATCCTCGGCACGATCCACGCTTATCCCACGCTGGTCGAAGCGAACAAGTTTGCCGCTGGAAACTGGAAGAAGGCGCACAAGCCCGAAGGGGTGCTTCGCTGGGTCGAACGCTATCACACCTGGCGGCGGGGCTGA